A single window of [Clostridium] hylemonae DSM 15053 DNA harbors:
- a CDS encoding helix-hairpin-helix domain-containing protein translates to MLDRSRKIGCLMCMLLVLALPGCRGEGAEEVRELDNAQSAAEEHGESAEEETLETEGKDTEGSGRQQEMYVHVCGQVHQPGVYRLPADSRVFEAVEAAGGMKEEADSAYLNQAEILSDGQQLYIPALGEDISRAETAGVHPDEKDDGKININTAAKEELMTLNGIGEARADSIIKYREEHGGFRSIEELKEVEGIKDGIFNKVKDQVKV, encoded by the coding sequence ATGCTTGACAGATCAAGGAAAATCGGTTGTTTGATGTGTATGCTTCTTGTACTCGCCCTGCCGGGATGCCGCGGGGAGGGGGCGGAAGAAGTGAGGGAACTTGACAACGCGCAGTCTGCGGCAGAAGAGCACGGAGAAAGCGCGGAGGAAGAGACACTGGAAACAGAAGGAAAAGATACGGAAGGATCCGGCCGTCAGCAGGAGATGTATGTCCATGTCTGCGGCCAGGTTCATCAACCCGGTGTCTACCGGCTGCCTGCGGACAGCCGCGTGTTTGAAGCCGTGGAGGCCGCCGGCGGCATGAAGGAAGAGGCGGACAGCGCTTACCTTAACCAGGCAGAGATCCTGTCGGACGGGCAGCAGCTGTACATACCTGCCCTGGGAGAGGACATCAGCCGGGCAGAAACAGCCGGGGTACATCCTGACGAAAAGGATGACGGAAAAATAAATATCAATACTGCTGCGAAAGAAGAACTCATGACTTTAAATGGCATAGGGGAAGCCAGAGCGGACAGTATTATAAAATACCGTGAAGAACATGGAGGTTTCCGATCCATAGAAGAACTGAAAGAAGTGGAAGGGATCAAAGATGGGATCTTTAATAAAGTTAAGGATCAGGTTAAGGTTTAG
- a CDS encoding response regulator transcription factor, translated as MSKRVLVVDDEKLIVKGIRFSLEQDGMDVDCAYDGEEALKLSRENAYDMILLDVMLPKYDGFQVCQQIREFSDVPVVMLTAKGDDMDKILGLEYGADDYITKPFNILEVKARIKAIMRRTSKRDSKTVNDKVIIKREMKIDCESRRVFIEEKEINLTAKEFDLLELLAMNPNKVYSRENLLNIVWGYEYPGDARTVDVHIRRLREKIEKNPSDPKYVYTKWGVGYYFRG; from the coding sequence ATGAGTAAGAGAGTATTGGTCGTAGATGACGAAAAACTGATTGTGAAAGGTATCCGGTTCAGCCTGGAGCAGGACGGCATGGATGTGGACTGTGCGTATGACGGTGAAGAGGCGCTGAAGCTTTCCAGGGAGAATGCCTATGATATGATCCTGCTGGACGTAATGCTGCCGAAATATGACGGATTCCAGGTGTGCCAGCAGATACGGGAATTTTCCGACGTTCCGGTCGTCATGCTGACCGCCAAGGGAGATGACATGGATAAGATTCTAGGGCTTGAATACGGGGCGGATGATTATATCACAAAGCCGTTTAACATTCTGGAGGTGAAGGCGCGCATCAAAGCGATCATGCGCCGCACGAGCAAGCGGGACAGCAAGACGGTAAATGATAAAGTTATCATAAAGAGAGAGATGAAGATCGACTGCGAGAGCCGCAGAGTATTTATCGAGGAGAAAGAGATCAATCTTACGGCCAAGGAATTTGACCTTCTTGAGCTTCTGGCGATGAATCCCAACAAGGTGTACAGCAGGGAAAATCTTCTGAACATTGTCTGGGGATATGAGTATCCCGGAGACGCCAGGACGGTAGATGTACATATAAGGCGGCTGCGGGAGAAGATCGAGAAGAACCCCAGCGATCCGAAATACGTGTACACAAAGTGGGGAGTTGGTTATTATTTCAGGGGTTAG
- a CDS encoding sensor histidine kinase yields MKAVILNSYEKRAVEVRTADIQNQCTILCNQLSGIDYLNGITSEVIRTELTQLTNIYNGRVMVIDSDYEIEEDTYNLDKGKTIISEDVIKCFQGKSTSHYDAKNRYIEVTAPITEAESDAVKGVMLVSVSTDSIADSMAVLEGNANVVAIIIIVTMTVLAFFAGVVMVKPFKRITDSIGAVTEGYDDNYLHENAYTETVLLSEAFNKMLGRMKVLDDSRQEFVSNVSHELKTPLTSMKVLADSLLSQEEVPVELYQEFMGDLSEEIERENKIINDLLSLVKMDKTATTLNIKSENINELVEKILKRLRPIAANRNVEVVYESFRPVSAEVDEMKLSLALSNLVENAVKYNHDGGWVHVSLNADHKYFYVEVADSGIGIPEDAVEHIFERFYRVDKSHSREIGGTGLGLSIARNAIVMHRGAVKVYSQEGEGTTFTIRIPLTYVS; encoded by the coding sequence ATGAAAGCGGTGATCCTCAACAGTTATGAGAAGCGCGCGGTAGAGGTACGGACCGCGGATATACAGAATCAATGTACAATTCTATGTAACCAGTTAAGCGGCATAGACTACTTAAACGGTATTACATCTGAGGTCATCAGGACAGAACTGACACAGCTGACCAACATCTACAACGGGCGGGTGATGGTCATTGACAGTGACTATGAGATAGAAGAAGACACTTACAATCTCGATAAAGGGAAAACAATCATTTCAGAAGATGTCATCAAATGTTTCCAGGGAAAGAGTACAAGCCATTACGATGCAAAAAACAGATATATAGAAGTGACTGCGCCGATCACAGAGGCAGAATCGGACGCGGTCAAAGGTGTCATGCTCGTGAGCGTATCTACAGATTCCATCGCGGACAGCATGGCGGTCCTGGAAGGGAATGCAAATGTGGTGGCGATCATTATTATCGTGACGATGACGGTGCTGGCATTTTTTGCAGGCGTCGTGATGGTGAAGCCGTTCAAGCGGATCACAGATTCTATCGGCGCTGTGACGGAAGGCTATGATGACAATTATCTGCATGAGAACGCGTATACGGAGACCGTGCTCCTGTCAGAAGCATTTAATAAAATGCTTGGAAGGATGAAAGTTTTAGATGACTCAAGACAGGAATTTGTTTCTAATGTATCACATGAGTTGAAAACGCCGCTGACATCAATGAAGGTGCTCGCGGATTCTCTTCTGAGCCAGGAGGAAGTCCCGGTCGAGCTGTACCAGGAATTTATGGGTGATCTGTCCGAGGAGATAGAGAGAGAAAATAAGATCATCAATGATCTTCTGTCGCTCGTAAAGATGGACAAGACTGCCACGACGCTGAATATCAAGTCGGAAAATATCAATGAACTGGTGGAAAAGATACTGAAACGGCTCCGCCCGATCGCGGCAAACCGCAATGTTGAAGTCGTATATGAGAGCTTCAGGCCGGTCAGCGCGGAAGTGGACGAGATGAAACTGTCGCTGGCACTGTCAAATCTCGTTGAGAATGCGGTCAAATATAACCATGACGGCGGATGGGTCCATGTATCGCTCAATGCGGACCACAAGTATTTTTATGTGGAAGTGGCGGACTCCGGAATTGGAATACCGGAAGATGCGGTGGAACATATATTTGAACGGTTTTACCGAGTGGATAAATCACATTCCAGGGAGATCGGCGGTACAGGGCTCGGCCTGTCCATTGCGAGGAATGCCATCGTCATGCACAGAGGCGCGGTCAAGGTGTACAGCCAGGAAGGGGAAGGCACTACATTTACGATCAGGATCCCGCTGACATATGTGTCATGA
- a CDS encoding GerMN domain-containing protein translates to MKKKYVRCLCILSAAILLSGCQRGGKPGTTGTCMYYVNAEGTGLGKEAYDIKGDSAEEEIKSVLKDMYKEPEDDDYRSAFPGEIKVDDWKLEKGRLNLYFNESYKDMDAASEILLRAAVVQTLVQIAGVDYVNFYAGGEPLTDNEGDEIGYMHAEDFVQNTGSSLHSYQLANLHLYYINKKGGRLGEEEVSVRYNSNMSIEKLVVEQIIKGPSMQEHQPSVPPETKLLGISVKDGICYVNFDDGFMNAVYGVSPELTVYSLVNSIVEAGDANEVQISVNGETDVKYQGVIDLSKPLSRNLELEEGGVK, encoded by the coding sequence ATGAAGAAGAAATATGTGAGATGCCTCTGCATCCTGTCCGCAGCTATCCTTCTGTCCGGCTGCCAAAGAGGCGGAAAGCCAGGGACAACGGGTACATGCATGTATTATGTAAACGCCGAAGGGACGGGACTTGGCAAAGAGGCATACGATATAAAAGGAGACAGCGCAGAAGAAGAGATCAAGTCCGTGCTTAAGGATATGTACAAAGAACCGGAGGATGACGATTACCGGAGCGCCTTTCCGGGAGAAATTAAAGTGGACGACTGGAAACTGGAGAAAGGGAGACTGAACCTCTACTTTAACGAGAGTTACAAGGACATGGACGCCGCGTCGGAAATACTGCTGCGGGCTGCAGTCGTTCAGACGCTTGTGCAGATCGCGGGAGTCGATTATGTGAATTTTTACGCAGGCGGCGAACCGCTCACAGACAATGAGGGAGATGAGATCGGCTATATGCATGCGGAAGATTTTGTGCAGAATACCGGTTCCAGTCTTCACTCGTACCAGCTGGCCAATCTTCATCTGTACTATATCAATAAAAAGGGGGGCAGGCTTGGCGAGGAAGAAGTCAGTGTCCGCTATAACAGTAATATGTCCATCGAAAAACTTGTCGTCGAACAGATCATAAAAGGCCCTTCCATGCAGGAACACCAGCCGTCGGTACCGCCCGAGACAAAGCTCCTTGGCATATCGGTCAAAGACGGTATCTGCTACGTCAATTTTGACGATGGCTTTATGAACGCCGTGTATGGAGTGAGTCCTGAACTTACGGTCTATTCCCTTGTAAACTCTATTGTGGAAGCGGGCGATGCAAACGAAGTGCAGATATCGGTGAACGGCGAGACTGATGTAAAATATCAGGGAGTCATAGACCTGAGCAAACCGCTCTCCAGAAATCTCGAATTGGAGGAAGGTGGAGTAAAATAG
- a CDS encoding alpha-hydroxy-acid oxidizing protein, with translation MTYEEVLANARTCMGEHCKACPVCNGKACTNKVPGPGAKGSGTVAVRNYEKWQELCVNMDTICENRPVDMTFEVFGKTFKYPVFAAPIGAMKLHYGDKYDDLEYNDILVSACADAGIAAFTGDGTNPDVMKAAAKAIGRKEGRGIPTIKPWDINTLKEKFALVKEAGPFAAAMDIDAAGLPFLKNLTPPAGSKTVEELKEIVAEAGVPFVIKGVMTVKGALKAKEAGAAAIVVSNHGGRVLDQCPATAEVLEEIAEAAGSDMKVFVDGGIRSGVDIFKALALGADAVLIGRPYVTAVYGGGAEGVAAYTSRLAAELSDTMAMCGAHSLDEITRDMVR, from the coding sequence ATGACGTATGAGGAAGTATTGGCAAATGCCAGAACATGTATGGGAGAACACTGTAAAGCCTGTCCGGTATGTAACGGAAAGGCATGCACAAATAAAGTGCCGGGACCAGGGGCAAAAGGAAGCGGAACAGTGGCGGTACGCAACTATGAGAAATGGCAGGAACTTTGCGTGAACATGGACACGATCTGTGAAAACAGACCGGTGGATATGACCTTTGAGGTATTTGGAAAGACGTTCAAGTATCCGGTATTTGCAGCGCCGATAGGCGCCATGAAGCTTCACTACGGCGATAAGTATGATGATCTGGAATACAACGATATCCTCGTATCTGCCTGCGCGGACGCCGGGATCGCAGCGTTCACAGGCGACGGCACGAATCCGGATGTCATGAAAGCGGCAGCGAAAGCCATAGGCCGGAAGGAAGGACGGGGAATACCGACGATAAAACCGTGGGATATTAATACATTGAAAGAAAAATTTGCGCTCGTCAAGGAGGCAGGCCCGTTTGCGGCCGCCATGGATATCGATGCGGCCGGACTGCCGTTTCTTAAGAATCTGACCCCTCCGGCGGGGAGCAAAACTGTGGAAGAATTAAAAGAGATCGTGGCGGAGGCGGGCGTGCCGTTCGTCATAAAGGGAGTGATGACCGTCAAAGGCGCTCTGAAGGCAAAGGAGGCCGGGGCAGCCGCCATTGTAGTCTCCAACCACGGGGGCCGCGTGCTCGACCAGTGTCCGGCAACGGCGGAGGTGCTGGAAGAGATCGCGGAGGCGGCCGGCAGTGATATGAAGGTATTCGTGGACGGCGGGATCCGTTCCGGTGTAGACATATTCAAAGCGCTTGCGCTCGGGGCAGACGCGGTGCTCATCGGAAGGCCGTACGTGACCGCTGTGTATGGCGGCGGGGCTGAAGGAGTTGCCGCATATACGTCTAGGCTTGCGGCGGAGCTCTCCGACACGATGGCTATGTGCGGCGCTCACAGTCTGGATGAGATAACAAGGGATATGGTGCGTTAA
- the holA gene encoding DNA polymerase III subunit delta → MKSLNEDIRTGQFKQVYLLYGEEAYLKKQYKDKLTRAMLPDGDTVNYAYYEGKGIHITELIDLAETMPFFAERRLIVVENSGLFKNAAPELADYIRSMPGTACFLFVESETDKRGKMFKAVKDKGRVVEMGRQDEKTLIMWVGGNVKREGKQIKESTVRYLISKTGTDMENLDRELEKLFCYAIDRSEITPADIDAVCTTQITNKIFDMIEAVAAKHQKKALDYYYDLLALKEPPMRILYLLSRQFKLLYEVKDLLGRGFDKAQIAKTAGLHPFVAGKYISQSRTFAVHELKRIMEDAADTEELVKTGRLNDVMSVELFIVKYSAA, encoded by the coding sequence ATGAAGAGTTTGAATGAGGATATCAGGACAGGACAATTTAAGCAGGTCTATCTGCTGTACGGGGAAGAGGCTTATCTGAAAAAGCAGTATAAAGATAAGCTGACCCGCGCCATGCTTCCTGATGGGGATACGGTGAATTACGCCTATTATGAAGGAAAGGGCATCCACATCACCGAGCTCATCGATCTGGCTGAGACGATGCCCTTTTTTGCCGAGCGCCGTCTTATTGTCGTGGAGAATTCAGGGCTCTTCAAGAACGCGGCGCCGGAACTGGCGGATTACATCAGATCCATGCCCGGCACAGCGTGCTTTCTCTTTGTGGAGTCTGAGACAGACAAGCGGGGGAAGATGTTTAAAGCCGTAAAAGACAAAGGACGCGTTGTTGAGATGGGGCGCCAGGATGAGAAGACCCTCATCATGTGGGTCGGCGGCAATGTAAAGAGAGAAGGAAAGCAGATCAAGGAATCTACCGTACGTTATCTCATATCAAAGACCGGCACAGATATGGAGAATCTGGACAGAGAACTTGAGAAGCTGTTCTGTTATGCCATAGACAGAAGTGAGATCACTCCTGCGGATATCGATGCCGTATGTACGACGCAGATCACAAATAAAATATTTGACATGATCGAGGCCGTGGCGGCAAAGCATCAGAAAAAGGCGCTGGATTATTATTATGACCTGCTGGCTTTGAAGGAGCCCCCGATGCGGATCCTATACCTGCTGTCCAGACAGTTCAAACTTCTGTATGAGGTAAAGGATCTCCTCGGAAGAGGATTTGACAAGGCCCAGATCGCCAAAACAGCGGGACTTCATCCGTTTGTGGCAGGCAAATATATAAGCCAGAGCAGGACATTTGCGGTTCATGAGTTAAAGCGCATCATGGAAGATGCCGCGGATACGGAAGAGCTGGTGAAAACAGGGCGTTTAAACGATGTGATGAGCGTGGAACTTTTCATTGTAAAGTACAGTGCCGCGTGA
- the lepA gene encoding translation elongation factor 4, whose product MAEVEQSKIRNFCIIAHIDHGKSTLADRIIEKTGMLTSREMQSQVLDNMELERERGITIKAQAVRIVYQADDGEEYIFNLIDTPGHVDFNYEVSRSLAACDGAILVVDAAQGVEAQTLANVYLALDHDLDVMPVINKVDLPSADPDRVIEEIEDVIGIEAEDAPQISAKTGFNVEKVLEQIVEKIPAPGGDPKAPLQALIFDSVYDSYKGVIVFCRIKEGTVRKGTKIKMMATGASAEVVEIGYFGAGQFIPCEELSAGMVGYITASLKNVKDTRVGDTITDAEHPCSEPLPGYKKVNPMVYCGMYPADGAKYPDLRDALEKLQLNDASLQFEPETSIALGFGFRCGFLGLLHLEIIQERLEREYNLDLVTTAPGVIYKVYKTNGDMIPLTNPSNLPDPSEIEYMEEPVVKAEIMVTSEFIGAIMDLCQERRGVYDGMEYIEETRAVLRYHLPLNEIIYDFFDALKSRSRGYASFDYEMAGYERSDLVKLDILINKEEVDALSFIVHAETAYERGRRMCEKLKEEIPRQLFEIPIQAAVGSKIIARETVKAMRKDVLAKCYGGDISRKRKLLEKQKEGKKRMRQVGNVEIPQKAFMSVLKLDDK is encoded by the coding sequence GTGGCAGAAGTAGAACAGAGTAAAATTCGTAATTTTTGTATCATAGCACATATAGACCATGGGAAATCAACGCTGGCAGACCGTATCATAGAAAAGACAGGGATGCTGACGAGCAGGGAGATGCAGTCTCAGGTGCTGGACAATATGGAACTGGAGCGGGAACGCGGCATCACGATCAAGGCGCAGGCGGTGCGTATCGTGTATCAGGCAGATGACGGGGAGGAGTATATCTTTAACCTGATCGATACCCCCGGACATGTGGATTTTAATTATGAAGTGTCCAGAAGCCTGGCGGCCTGTGACGGCGCGATCTTAGTCGTGGACGCCGCACAGGGGGTGGAGGCACAGACGCTGGCCAACGTCTATCTGGCGCTGGACCACGATCTGGACGTGATGCCGGTGATCAACAAGGTGGATCTGCCGAGCGCGGATCCGGACAGAGTCATAGAGGAGATAGAGGATGTCATCGGCATTGAGGCGGAAGACGCGCCTCAGATATCGGCCAAGACAGGATTCAATGTGGAGAAAGTATTGGAGCAGATCGTGGAGAAGATCCCCGCGCCGGGCGGAGATCCGAAGGCCCCCCTTCAGGCGCTTATCTTCGATTCCGTGTATGATTCCTACAAAGGAGTTATTGTTTTCTGCCGTATCAAAGAAGGAACGGTCAGAAAAGGGACGAAGATCAAGATGATGGCTACCGGGGCGTCGGCCGAGGTGGTTGAGATAGGATACTTCGGGGCAGGCCAGTTCATTCCGTGTGAAGAACTGAGCGCGGGCATGGTCGGCTATATTACCGCAAGCCTTAAAAATGTGAAAGATACCCGCGTCGGAGACACGATCACGGATGCAGAACATCCGTGCAGCGAGCCCCTTCCGGGATATAAGAAAGTCAATCCTATGGTGTACTGCGGCATGTATCCGGCGGACGGAGCAAAATACCCGGACCTCAGAGACGCGCTTGAGAAGCTTCAGCTCAACGATGCCTCTCTGCAGTTTGAACCGGAGACTTCGATCGCTCTTGGATTCGGTTTCCGTTGTGGATTCCTCGGGCTGCTTCACCTGGAGATCATACAGGAGAGGCTGGAGCGGGAATATAATCTGGACCTGGTGACGACGGCTCCCGGAGTTATATATAAAGTGTATAAGACAAACGGAGACATGATACCGCTCACCAATCCGTCCAACCTGCCGGATCCCTCCGAGATCGAATATATGGAGGAGCCGGTCGTGAAGGCGGAGATCATGGTGACATCCGAATTTATCGGCGCCATTATGGATCTGTGCCAGGAGCGCCGCGGTGTGTACGACGGGATGGAATATATCGAGGAGACGAGAGCGGTGCTCCGCTATCATCTGCCGCTGAATGAGATAATCTATGACTTTTTTGACGCGCTGAAGTCCAGGTCGAGAGGCTACGCTTCCTTTGACTATGAGATGGCAGGTTATGAGCGCTCAGATCTTGTGAAACTGGACATACTGATCAACAAGGAAGAGGTGGACGCCCTGTCCTTTATCGTGCATGCGGAGACCGCGTATGAGCGGGGCCGCAGAATGTGTGAGAAACTCAAGGAAGAGATACCAAGACAGCTCTTTGAGATCCCGATCCAGGCAGCCGTCGGAAGCAAGATCATAGCAAGAGAAACTGTAAAAGCCATGCGAAAGGACGTGCTCGCCAAGTGTTACGGCGGCGACATCAGCCGTAAGCGCAAGCTTCTTGAGAAACAGAAGGAAGGAAAGAAGCGGATGCGTCAGGTGGGCAATGTTGAGATACCGCAGAAGGCATTTATGAGCGTACTGAAATTGGATGATAAATAG
- the hemW gene encoding radical SAM family heme chaperone HemW, translating into MRPLELYIHIPFCIKKCRYCDFQSAPSTKEERQEYVTGLCRKIRSYGELAEAYHVVTVFIGGGTPSVLEGAQILDIMDAVRGTFPIDAGAEITMEANPGTVTKEKFKTLRHAGINRLSIGLQSTDNSELKMLGRIHTYEDFLQTFDAARETGFDNINVDLMSAIPFQSVDSWDTTLIRTAGLGPEHISAYSLIIEEGTPFFERYGNGKRAGELPSEEEERLMYMHTRDILSEYGYHRYEISNYARPGYECRHNLGYWNRAEYLGIGTGAASLMQEYRFTEGEEPVKLSVQEQMEEFMFLGLRKTEGISKKAFQKCFGRAVESVYGKVIIEMCRKGLLEMEGDAVRLTEKGTDVSNYVMSEFLLDKEA; encoded by the coding sequence ATGAGACCATTAGAATTATATATTCATATACCATTTTGTATCAAAAAATGCAGATATTGTGATTTCCAATCCGCTCCTTCCACGAAGGAGGAGCGGCAGGAATATGTGACAGGCCTTTGCCGGAAGATCCGTTCCTACGGAGAGCTGGCAGAGGCTTATCATGTTGTGACTGTCTTTATCGGTGGAGGGACCCCCTCTGTGCTGGAGGGGGCTCAGATACTCGATATTATGGACGCGGTCAGAGGCACGTTCCCGATAGACGCAGGCGCCGAGATAACGATGGAGGCCAATCCCGGGACAGTCACAAAAGAAAAGTTTAAGACGCTCCGGCATGCCGGGATCAACCGGCTCAGTATCGGTCTGCAGTCGACGGATAACAGTGAGCTGAAAATGCTCGGGAGGATCCATACGTATGAGGATTTTCTTCAAACATTTGATGCGGCAAGAGAGACAGGCTTTGACAATATCAATGTGGATCTGATGTCTGCGATCCCGTTTCAGAGCGTGGACAGCTGGGATACGACATTGATCAGGACAGCCGGGCTTGGACCGGAGCATATATCCGCCTACAGCCTCATCATTGAGGAAGGTACTCCGTTCTTCGAGCGGTACGGCAATGGAAAACGGGCCGGGGAACTGCCGTCGGAGGAGGAAGAGCGTCTCATGTACATGCACACGCGCGATATTCTTTCAGAATATGGGTATCACAGATATGAGATATCCAATTATGCCAGGCCGGGATATGAATGCAGGCATAATCTCGGATACTGGAACAGGGCAGAGTACCTCGGGATCGGAACCGGAGCGGCATCTCTCATGCAGGAGTACCGTTTTACAGAAGGGGAAGAGCCGGTCAAGTTGTCGGTACAGGAACAGATGGAAGAATTTATGTTCCTCGGTCTTAGAAAGACAGAAGGAATATCGAAGAAGGCATTTCAGAAGTGCTTTGGCAGGGCGGTCGAGAGTGTGTACGGAAAAGTGATAATAGAGATGTGCAGGAAAGGGCTGTTGGAAATGGAGGGCGACGCGGTCCGGCTCACAGAGAAGGGAACAGATGTGAGTAATTATGTGATGAGTGAATTCCTTCTCGATAAGGAAGCGTGA
- a CDS encoding chromate transporter, with protein MIYITLAYEFFKIGLFSIGGGMATLPFLMDLTSRYDWFSASELANMVAISESTPGPVGINMATYAGYNAAGIPGALVATLSLVAPALIIIVIIARFLENFSENPTVKAVFYGIRPTVAALIAYAVWELLKIALFSVSGGQIRIDYLSLFICAAVFGLLQIRKLAKLHPVIWIAAGAAAGIILKL; from the coding sequence ATGATCTATATCACACTGGCTTATGAATTCTTTAAGATCGGACTGTTCTCCATCGGGGGAGGCATGGCCACCCTGCCGTTCCTCATGGATCTGACGTCCAGATACGACTGGTTCTCTGCAAGCGAACTGGCAAATATGGTTGCCATAAGCGAAAGTACGCCTGGTCCGGTGGGCATTAATATGGCCACCTACGCAGGCTACAACGCAGCCGGGATCCCCGGCGCTCTTGTGGCGACACTTTCCCTCGTGGCGCCGGCGCTCATCATCATCGTCATCATCGCCAGATTTCTGGAAAACTTCAGCGAGAATCCGACGGTGAAGGCTGTCTTCTACGGAATCCGGCCTACTGTGGCCGCCCTGATCGCTTACGCCGTGTGGGAACTGCTTAAGATCGCTCTTTTCTCCGTCAGCGGAGGGCAGATACGGATAGATTATCTGAGCCTTTTCATCTGTGCGGCAGTATTCGGCCTCCTTCAGATCCGGAAGCTCGCAAAGCTCCATCCTGTCATATGGATCGCCGCAGGCGCCGCAGCCGGTATTATACTGAAGCTGTAG
- a CDS encoding chromate transporter, with protein MRSKKVSLKKLLELYASFFRIGGLTFGGGLAMLPMLKREVVEQRKWCTEEEVLDMYAIGQCTPGVIAVNTATYVGYRQAGFTGGVCATLGVISPSIIIICLIASILQNFIHLPAVVHALAGIRIVVCALMVNTVVTMARKGIVDKLGVALFAAAFLLACFTPVPTAAVIVLAAAAGVIAKKAEGRKLS; from the coding sequence ATGAGATCAAAAAAAGTGTCTTTAAAGAAACTGTTGGAACTGTATGCAAGTTTCTTCCGGATCGGAGGGCTTACGTTCGGCGGCGGGCTTGCGATGCTGCCCATGCTGAAACGGGAGGTGGTAGAACAGCGTAAATGGTGTACCGAGGAAGAGGTGCTGGATATGTACGCCATCGGACAGTGCACTCCCGGTGTCATCGCTGTGAATACCGCCACTTACGTCGGTTACCGCCAGGCAGGGTTCACAGGAGGCGTCTGCGCCACGCTCGGCGTCATCTCGCCATCCATTATCATTATCTGCCTCATTGCGTCCATTCTCCAGAATTTTATACATCTTCCCGCCGTCGTACATGCACTTGCGGGAATCCGTATCGTCGTCTGCGCACTTATGGTGAACACAGTCGTGACGATGGCGAGAAAAGGAATTGTAGATAAGCTTGGTGTCGCGCTCTTTGCCGCCGCATTTCTTCTCGCCTGCTTTACCCCGGTCCCGACCGCCGCTGTCATCGTCCTTGCCGCCGCCGCAGGCGTCATCGCCAAAAAGGCAGAGGGGAGAAAACTGTCATGA
- a CDS encoding DUF4364 family protein, producing MAEPFTLYKLIILYMLKKVDFPLTNSQISEFVLDEGYTTYFKLQQAISELIASGFVREESTHSRTFYHLTAEGDETIRYFKNDISPAIQQDIDSFLKEKQYELKNEVAVKSDYYQNSNMEYSVRCQVFEQGAPLIDLTLTVPTESEAVTISNNWTKKNPQIYAFIMENLL from the coding sequence ATGGCTGAACCATTTACACTATACAAACTGATCATTCTATACATGCTGAAAAAAGTAGACTTTCCTCTTACCAATTCCCAGATATCGGAATTCGTGCTGGATGAAGGCTACACGACATACTTCAAACTCCAGCAGGCGATATCGGAGCTGATCGCCTCCGGCTTTGTCAGGGAGGAGTCAACCCACAGCAGGACCTTCTATCACCTCACGGCAGAAGGTGACGAGACGATCCGCTACTTTAAAAATGATATCTCCCCCGCCATACAGCAGGACATTGACTCCTTCTTAAAGGAAAAACAGTATGAGTTAAAAAATGAAGTTGCCGTCAAATCAGACTATTATCAGAATTCGAATATGGAATACTCGGTCCGCTGCCAGGTATTCGAGCAGGGCGCCCCGCTCATTGACCTGACCCTCACCGTACCGACGGAGTCTGAGGCTGTGACGATATCCAATAACTGGACGAAAAAGAATCCGCAGATATACGCGTTTATTATGGAGAACCTTCTATGA